The genomic stretch GGGCTATCTGCGGGCCCGCGGCGCCCTGCGCCGACTGCGCGAGGACGGCACGCCCGAACAGATCAGCGCCGCGCAGGCCCAGCTGCACGCGCTGGGGCAGCAGGTGGGCGACCCGGCCTTCGCGGGTCAGCTGATCCCGCTGGCCCTGCTGATCGGCACGCTCGTGGCCGGACTGGTCTGGTGGGCCTTCACGCGCCGCCAGCAGGGCGCGCCCCGCCTGGATATTCAGGAACGCATGGTCTACCGACTGGCGCATAGGCTGGGCGGCCATTTCACGCTGGACGACCTGAGCGCCCGCAGCCCCCTGACCGAGGAGCAGGCCCGCGCCGCCACCGCCCGCCTGCTGGACCTGGGCCGCCTGACCCGCGACGGCGACACGTTCCGGCTGAGCTGACGAGATGGATACCGACACCAGCCTGAGCGCGCTGCTGCGCCGCGTGAACCACGACCCCGCGCAGGGCCTCCAGGCGGCCCTGGACGCCGTGTCCGGCCAGCCGCACCCACGCGTCGCCGCCATCGCCGCGCACCTGAGCGCCACCAAGCGCGACCTCTGGACCCGCATCGCCCACGCGACCGGCACGCCCACTCCACCCGACGATGCGGGCCTGCACACCCTCCTGACCTGGGAGGAGGAGGCCTGCGCCGCCCTGAACGCCGCGCAGCTGGACGTGACCGTCCCCCCGACCGACCCGGCCAGCGCCGGGGGCGAACCCCCCATGACCGTCGCCGCGCTGCTGCGCCTGAACGCCGCCCTGACCACGGGCCGCGCCGCGCAGATCCGCCGCCTCGCGACGCAGCCCCGGATCGCCTGAGCCCCCCATGCCCCGGGAACGGCCCTTCCTGACCGACCCTGCCCCTGAGGGCACGCGCGGCAGCGGCCTGGTCCCCGACGCACTGTTCGACCTGGCCGTGAACCGCGCCGCCGCCGCCCTGCGCGGCCTGCGCCCCGCCCGGCCCGAATCTGCGCTGGCCGCGTGGCACGCCCGCACCCGCTTCGCCCGCCGCGTGCCACTGGACGCCGTTCAGGCCGCCCTTTACGGGCAACCGCAGGGCGGCGAGTGGCACTGGGCGGGCGGCCCCGCCGGGAAATGGCAGCCGGGCCGCGCCCCGTTCCCCTGAAGCGCCCTCCGATACGAGATTAAAAGGACTCACCTCCCGCGTGATCGCGTTCCGTTGTCCCCTCTCCCCCTGTGGGACTCGGAGAGCTGCGGAGCAGAGAGGGAGGGAGGCGCGAAGCGACGGAAGGGTGAGGGGGCCACCAAGTGACGCTGTCTGGTTGGGAATCAATTGAGTCCCCTCTGATCAGTGCGCGCTACTGGATGGCGGCGCGGGCGGCCACCTCGACGGCGCGCGTGAGTTCATCCTGCGGGAGGTACGGCACGGCCCTCGATTCGGCCAGGGCCACCTCTGCGTTCGCGGGCAGGTGCAGGAACCCGCACGGCACGTCCTCGCGGCCCGCCGCGTGCAGGGCGTGCAGCGCGTGGAACATCACCGTGTTGCACACGAACGTCCCCGCCGTGTCGCTGATGCCGCCCGGAATGCTCGCGTCCCGCCACGCGCGCAGCGTGGCCCGCAGCGGCAGGGTGCTCAGGTACGCCGCCGGGGCGTCCGGGAGTACCGGCACGTCGTGGTACTGACGTCCGGCGTTGTCCGGGATGCGGTAGTCCATGACGTTCACCGCGACCCGCTCCAGCGTCACCTGCGGCCGCCCACTCGCCAGCCCGGTCAGCAGCACCGCGTCCGGTGTCAGCCAGTCCAGCAGGGCGTCCAGCCGCTCACGGGCTGCGGCGGGCTCTACGGGAAGCAGCGCGCCCTCGATTACATAGCCGCCCAGCGTGCGGCCGTGCAGCGCCTGCGCCGAGACGGAGCTGGGATTCACGGGATGCGTGTGGAAGGGCTCGAAGCCGGTCAGCAGCAGGGTGGGCATCCCCGGCAGCGTACCGCGCCGCCCACCCTGTACGCTGCGGGTATGCGCCGCCTTGTCCTGACCGCCCTGCTGGCCCTCACCCCGACCGCCCTGGCCGCCACGCAGTACGCCGTGCTGAAGGCCGTTACCGTGCAGGGCAGCGTCGCCACCCTGACCCTGGACTACGTGGACGTGTACAGCGACACCGACGCGGACGCCCGCCGGGTCGTCGCGCTGGGCGACTACCCGAACGCCCAGGCGTACTTCGACGCGAACCCCAGCGGGATGTATCTGCGCAACGTCAACCCAAAGCTGCGCACCCTGAAGACCGACGCGAAGACCACCTTCGACCTGTCCTGCCTGAACCGCCCGGGCGGCGTGATGACCGTCCCGCTCGTGACCTTCGTGTCCGCCTGGAAGGGGTACCACCCGCAGGGTTGCTGGCCCTTCAGCGAGAAGGTCGTCGCGCTGAACCTGAGCGGCAACCGCGTGCTGAAGGTCGAGCAGGTGTACTTCCCCTGACGCCGGGTCACCTGAAACGAACGCCGCAGTCTGCATGGCGGGCGGCGCCTATGCTGCTGCGGTATGCCTGAACTGCCGGAAGTGGAGACCACCCGCCGCAAGATCGAGCCGCTGCTCCTGGACCGCACGATTCTGGAGGTGCAGCACGACGCGCCCCACAAATACCGCGATACCCACCTCGCTGCCGGGAGGCGCGTGACCGGCCTGTCCCGGCGCGGGAAGTACCTGATGCTGCACCTCGCCGCCGCCGAGGCCGCCCACGACCAGGGCGCGGACTCGCCGCATGATCTGGAATTCATCGTGCACCTGGGCATGACCGGCGGGTTCCGGCTGGAGGGCGGCAAGCACACCCGCGTGACCCTGCGCACCGACGCGGGCGACCTGTACTTCGATGACCCGCGCCGCTTCGGCAAGATGGCGGTCGTGCGGCCCGGCGAGTACGCGGGCATGCCCACCCTGGCCGCCATGGGCCCCGAACCCCTCTCGGCCGACTTCCGGGAGGAGGACTTCGCCGAACTGGCCGCGCAGGCGGGCGCTGTGAAACCCTGGCTGCTGTCCCAGAAGCCCGTCAGCGGCGTGGGGAACATCTACGCCGACGAGAGCCTCTGGATGGCCGGACTGCACCCCACCCAGACCCGCCTGACCCGCGAGGAAGCCGGGCGGCTGTACCACGCGGTCCGGGACGTGATGGGCCGCGCCGTCGAGGCCGGCGGCAGCAGCCTCGGCAGGGGGGAAGGCAACTACCGCCAGCACGACGGCCTGTCGGGCCTGTTCCAGCACGCGCACAACGTGTACGGCAAGGGCGGCGAACCCTGCCCCCGCTGCGGCACCCCCATCGAGAAGAGCGTCGTCGCGCAGCGTGGCACCCACCACTGCCCGCAGTGCCAGCCGCTGCGCCGGGAGACCGTATGACCGACCTGACCGGACTGCGCCTGTCCTACACCCGCGCCGAACTGCGCCGCGCCGACCTGAACCCCGACCCGCTGGCGCAGTTCCAGGGCTGGTTGCAGGAGGCCATCGGGGCGGACCTGCGTGAACCGTACGCGTTGAGCCTCGCCACCGCCGACGCGGGCGGGCGGCCCAGCGTGCGGACCGTGCTGCTGCGCGGCGCGACCCCAGCAGGCCTGACGTTCTACACGAACTACGACTCTCACAAGGGCCGCGACCTGAGCGCCAACCCGCAGGCGGAACTGCTGTTCCACTGGCCGGAACTGGAACGGCAGGTGCGCGCATTCGGCCCGGTGACCCGCGTGCCGGACGCCGAGAGTGACGCGTACTTCCATGCCCGCCCGCGCGAGTCGCAGCTGGCCGCGCACGCCAGCGACCCGCAGAGTGCTCCCAC from Deinococcus soli (ex Cha et al. 2016) encodes the following:
- a CDS encoding pyroglutamyl-peptidase I yields the protein MPTLLLTGFEPFHTHPVNPSSVSAQALHGRTLGGYVIEGALLPVEPAAARERLDALLDWLTPDAVLLTGLASGRPQVTLERVAVNVMDYRIPDNAGRQYHDVPVLPDAPAAYLSTLPLRATLRAWRDASIPGGISDTAGTFVCNTVMFHALHALHAAGREDVPCGFLHLPANAEVALAESRAVPYLPQDELTRAVEVAARAAIQ
- the pdxH gene encoding pyridoxamine 5'-phosphate oxidase produces the protein MTDLTGLRLSYTRAELRRADLNPDPLAQFQGWLQEAIGADLREPYALSLATADAGGRPSVRTVLLRGATPAGLTFYTNYDSHKGRDLSANPQAELLFHWPELERQVRAFGPVTRVPDAESDAYFHARPRESQLAAHASDPQSAPTPGREALEATFAALHDRFPEGSEVPRPACWGGFRVAVQEWEFWQGRANRMHDRFTYTRSGEEWQIQRLMP
- a CDS encoding DNA-formamidopyrimidine glycosylase, which translates into the protein MPELPEVETTRRKIEPLLLDRTILEVQHDAPHKYRDTHLAAGRRVTGLSRRGKYLMLHLAAAEAAHDQGADSPHDLEFIVHLGMTGGFRLEGGKHTRVTLRTDAGDLYFDDPRRFGKMAVVRPGEYAGMPTLAAMGPEPLSADFREEDFAELAAQAGAVKPWLLSQKPVSGVGNIYADESLWMAGLHPTQTRLTREEAGRLYHAVRDVMGRAVEAGGSSLGRGEGNYRQHDGLSGLFQHAHNVYGKGGEPCPRCGTPIEKSVVAQRGTHHCPQCQPLRRETV